The DNA window CCCGGCCCCGTTCGCGCCCGGGGCGCCGATCACCGTCATCCCGCCCACCGACCGGCTGCCGGAGCTGATGGCCGCGGCCGACCTCGTCGTGACCGCCGCGGGCTCGGCCATCTGGGAGCTGCTCTATCTCGGCGTGCCCACGGCGCTGAGCTGGGTGGCCGGCAACCAGCGCATCGGCTACGACGAGCTGGTGGGCAGGGGCGTGGCGGCGGGGCTCGGCCGCGAGCCCGGCCCCGAGGCCGTCGCGGCCCTGGCCCGACTGCTGACGGACCCGGCCGCCCGCGAGGAGCACGGCCGCCGGGGCGCCGGCCTGGTGGACGGCCGGGGCAGGGAGCGCGTCGCGGACGCCCTCCTCGCGCTGGTCAGATGAGGTCCCAGGTCAGCGGCGTACCCTTCGGCACGTCGCGGACGAACCTCCGCCCCGTCACCTCGCGCACCGCGTCCGGCGGCAGCCCGCCCGCGGGCCGGATCGAACGCACGTTGCCCGGCCCCACCTCCTCACCGGCCCGCACGTCGCGCACCACGTAGAGCGAGCGGCGGAACCGCAGCCCCTCCCGCTCGGACGGCCGCGGCCCGAGCACCGGCTCGCCCAGCGCCTCCCAGGCCCGCGCGCTCTCCGTCACCAGCGCCGCCAGCTCGGCCGGCTCCAGCGAGAACGCGGCGTCCACCCCGCCGTCGGCCCGCGCCAGCGTGACGTGCTTCTCGATCAGGCACGCGCCCAGCGCCACGGCCGCCAGCGGCACGCCGATGCCGGGCGTGTGGTCGGAGACGCCGACGACCTCGCCGGTGAGCGCGGCCAGCAGCGGCAGCGCCCGCAGGTTGCTCTCCGAGGGCGCCGCCGGGTAGGAGGCCGTGCAGGCCAGCACCGCGAGCCGGGTGCAGCCCGCCTCCCTGGCGGCGGTCACCGCCGCGTCGATCTCGCCGGCCGTCGCCATGCCGGTCGAGATGATCAGCGGCTTGCCGGTCGCCGCCGCGAGCCGGATCAGCGGCAGGTCCACCAGCTCGGACGAGGCGATCTTGTACGCCGGCACGTCCAGCTTCTCCAGGAACTCGACCGCCGTCGGGTCGAACGGCGAGGAGAAGGCGGCGAGCCCCCGCTCCCGTGCCCGCGCGAACAGCGGCTCGTGCCACTCCCACGGCGTCATGGCCCGCTGGAAGAGCTGGTAGAGGCGTTCCCCGCCCCACAGCGAGTGCGCGTCGCCCAGCCGGAACGCCGGCCCGTCGGCATCGACGGTGAGCGTGTCCGGTGTGTACGTCTGCAGCTTCAGCGCGTGCGCCCCGGCGTCGGCCACCGCGTCGACGATGGCGAGGGCCCGCTCCAGGCTGCCGTTGTGGTTGCCGGACAGCTCGGCCACGACGTACGGCGGATGGCCCGGCCCGACGGCCCGGCCCGCGATGGAGATCATGTGTGTTCCCTCCTGAGCTCGATGGCCACGACGTCGCGCGGCACCCCGCCGACGTCCCGGCGGTAGGTGGCGACCTCGGCGAAGCCGAAGCGCCGGTGCAGGGACCTGACCGGCTCGTTGTCGGCCAGCACCTCACCCCGCAGGACCGTGAGGCCGAGCGGGCCGAAGGCGTGCGCGACGGCCGCCCGCTCCAGCCCGGCCCAGGCCCGCAGCAGCGCGCCCGACCGTTCGAGGCCGTCGAGGTCGAGGTAGAAGCCCCAGGTGGCGCCGGTGGGGGACAGGTTGGAGTAGGCGACCACCCCGGCCGGGACGCCGTCGTGGTCGTAGATCAGCACCCGCCGGGTGGCGTCGGCGCGCACGGCCGCCCACCAGCGGGCGTGCTCGTCGGCGCCGATCTCGTGCGTGGTGAAGCTGGCCGCGCGCACCCGCGGGTGGTTGCGCCAGCGCCGCATGGCCGGGAGGTCGTCGTCGTGCGCATCGCGAAGCATTCGGCCCCCTACCGTTCGTGCCCGTCCTGATGCTCAACGTAGCCGATCGCGCCGCCCGGTAAAGAGCTCTTCAGGCGGGGGTCCCCGGCGCGGGCGGCGCGGCATGCTGCCCTCGAACGCACTCCCGCGAGGTCAAGGAGCCGTATCGGCATGATCCCCCTGCTCAGCGTCATCGTCCCGTTCCACAACGTGGAGCCCTACATCACCGAGTGCCTGAAGTCGCTCGCCGTCCAGACGCTGGACGACCTGGAGGTCGTCCTGGTGGACGACGGCTCCGCCGACGGCAGCAGGCGCGTCGCCGAGGGCTTCGCCGCCACCGATCCCCGTTTCGTGCTCGTCACGCAGCGCAACGAGGGGCCGGGTCCGGCCCGCAACGCCGGGATCCGGCGGGCGCGCGGCACGTACCTGGCCTTCGCCGACGCCGACGACGTCGTGCCGCCCGAGGCGTACGAGCGGATGGTCGGCAAGCTCGCCGAGACCGGCTCCGACCTCGCCTGCGGGGCGGTGGGGCGGCTCGTGGACGGCGTGCTGGAGGAGTCCACGCTGCACGAGAGGGTGTTCCGGCGGCCGGTGCTGTGCACGCACATCACCGACAAGCAGGTGCTCGTACGCGACCGCACGGTGTGGAACAAGGTCTACCGGCGCGACTTCTGGGAGCGCGCCGGGCTGGCCTTCCCCGCCGGCATCTACGAGGACGTGCCGGTCGCCATGCAGGCCCACGTGCTCGCCACCAGCGTGGACATGCTGGGCGAGGTGGTCTACCACTGGCGGCGGCGCGAGGAGGGGGAGGACTCGATCACCCAGCGCCGCAACGAGCTGTCCAACCTCAACGAGCGCCTGACCGCCATCCGCTCGGTGCGGGCCTTCCTCGACGAGCGGGCGCCCGAGCTGCTCGACGGCTTCGACGCGCTGGTGCTGGAGAAGGACATCCTCTTCCTGTTCCAGGCGCTGGAGAGGTGCGAGGAGCCCGGCCCGCTGCTCGACCTGGCCCGCGCCTGGGTGGCCGAGCTGGGGCCTGGGGCGGTGGCCGGCGCGCCGTCGCTGCGCCGCCTGGAGCTGCACCTGATGACCCGGGGGCTGGTGGCGGAGCTGCGGAAGGTGCGCGACTTCCGCCGGGCCCGCGCGGAGTCAGGCACCCGCGTGGTGCCGCGCGGCTGGCGCACCACCGGCTGGTACGGCGACTACCCGTTCTTCCGCGACCGCCGGCTGCGCATCCCCGACGAGGTGTTCGACGCCCGCGCCGAGCTCAAGCTGCTGGCCAGGGTCGACTCCTGCGCGTGGACGGGCGCGGAGTACCGCGTGCGCGGCGAGCTGGCCGTCCACCGCGTGGACCGCCGGATCGACCGGATGAACCTGTGGCTGAGCGACGGCCGCCGCAAGGTGCCGCTGGAGGTGAGCAGGACGGGCCGTGGCGGGTTCGTGACCGCGTTCGATCCGGCGCGGCTGGCGGGCGGCGGGCCGGTCTGGCGGCTCCAGGCCCGTACGGAGACCCGCGACCTCGTGCTGAAGGGCTGGTGCAGGGACGGCGCGGCCGGGGGGACGTGGCGATTCACCGTGCCGGGTTGGTCAAGAACCGGCATGGACATCCCCCAGTAGTTCCAGACAGTGATCGTAGGAGCGCGACCCGTGTCCATGCTGGTCTGCATGAGGACCTATTCGCTCGATGACGTCCATGAGACACGCAAGCGGAGAGACTCCTGGTGGACCGTGTATTTCGTGGACCCGGTCGCCTGCCGGGTCGCTCTCCCCGTCGCCAACCGCACCCGGATCACGCCCAACGGCCTGACCGTGCTCTCGCTGGTCCTCGGCGTGGCGTCGGCCGTCTGTTTCGCTACGAACCAGCTTGTAGCGGGCGCCGCGGTCTTCTATCTCAGCTTCATGATCGACTGCGTGGACGGCAAAATCGCCCGGCTGAAGGGCACGGGGACGCCCTTCGGCCTCTGGCTCGACTACGTGGGGGACCGGATCAGGGTCGTGCTGTGCGCGGCGGGCCTGGCGTACGGGCAGTACGCGCTCACCGGCGAGGTCGGCTACGTGGTCCTCGGCGCGGCGGTGGCCGTGCTGGACCTGTTCAGGTACGTCAACGCGCCGCAGATGAAGCGGGTCCGGGAGGCCGTCAGGGACGAGCGCCAGGGGGTGGCGCACGGGACGGCGGAGCCGCTGGGGCCGGCGCTGGAGGCCATGGAGCCGCTGGACGAGGACACCCAGCCGCTGGAGCGGGCGCCGCGCTCGTCCGGCTTCTTCCGGCGGCTGAACAGGTTCCTGGCCCGGCACCGGGTGCGCTCGCACCTGATCAGCGGCATCGAGTTCCACGCGGCGGTGTTCGTGATCGCGCCTCTTGCGGGGGCATGGGCGCTGATCCCGCTGGCCGCGGCGGCCGGGGTGCTGCTGCTCGTCAACGAGGTCTTTCTTGTCTACCGGATGTGGCGCTTCACGCGCAGGCACGCCGTCGCCTCCTCTCGGGAGAGCCGAGAGCACGTTCTCGTCTAAGTTTTCGGGGGTTAGTACGAAATGTCCGACAGGCCAGTCTTCGTCATCGGATGCCCGCGCTCCGGCACCACGATGCTCCAGCTCATGCTGCACTCGCACCCGCACATGGCGGTGCCGCCCGAGACGCGCTTCCTCGTTCCCGCTTATTACCGCCGCCGCGCCTGGGGCGACCTGCGGATCGACTCGCGCCGCAGGGCGCTCGCGCAGTGGATCGCCACCGACCGCAGCACCAAGTTCCGCGAGCTCAAGATCGACAAGGACGAGTTCGTCCAGCAGGCCGTCGAGGGCCCCGGCTCGCTCGGCTCCGTGTTCGGCACGGCCTTCCGCATGTACGCCGACCGCTTCGACAAGGCCCGCTGGGGCGACAAGCGGCCGAGCTACGTCAAGCAGGTCGACATGCTGCTGCGGCTCTTCCCCGACGCCCAGTTCATCCACCTCATCAGGGACGGCCGCGACTGCGTGGCCTCGCTGAAGGAGATGCCCTGGTACACCCTGGACTCCTTCCACGCCGTATCCACCTGGGCCGAGGCGATCGACGCGGGGGCCAAGCTCAAGCGCACCCTGCCCGAGGACACCTACTACGAGCTGCGCTACGAGGACCTCACCGACGACCCCGCGACCGAGCTGAAGAAGCTCTGCCACTTCCTGGAGGAGGACTTCTCCTCGGCGATGATCTCCCCGCGCGAGGCGGCCAGCGTCGCGGTGCCCGAGCACAAGGTGTGGCACAGCAACACGCACGGCGAGGTCATCCGCAGCCGCGTCGGGAGCTGGGCCAACCGGCTCGACGACTGGGAGATCTCCCTGTGCGAGCACATGCTCGGCGACCGCCTGGAGGCCATGGGCTACGAGCTGACCGGCGCGGCCAGGCCGGCCAAGGAGCACATCATCGCCGCCCAGAAGACCATGCAGAAGCGCAAGGCCAGCCGCATGCGCAAGCACATGCGCGACCGCCTCAACCGGCTGCGCGAGCCCAGCCCGGTGGCCGCCATGCTGACCACGCGCCAGCGCTCCCTGGCCGGCGTGCCGCGCCAGCGCACCGAGATCACGGAGCCCGCCCTCTAGCGATCGACGTGGGCGAACAGCCGCTCCCAGCCGTCCAGCACGTGGCCGAGGCGGAACGCCTCGGCCCGTGCGCGGGCGTCGGCCCCCAGCCGCCGCCGCTCCTCCACGGAATCCGCCAGCCGGCCCAGCTCGGCCGCGAAGGCGGCCACGTCACCCGGCGGCACCAGCACCTGGCCCGCCGACCGCACGCCGCCCGAGACGTCGAAGGCCACCGACGGCACCCCGTGCGCCCCCGACTCCAGCAGCACGACGGGCAGGCCCTCGTGCTCGCTGGTCAGCCCCACCACCGACGCCGCCAGGTACTCGGCGGTCATGCCGGCCGCGGGGACCCGGCCGCGGAAGACCACCCGCCCGGCCACGCCCTCCCGCTCGGCGTGCGCGCGCAGCCGCTCCCGCTCGCCGCCGTCGCCGATCAGGTGCAGCTCCCACGGCTCCGGCACACCGGAACGGGCGAACGCGCTGATCAGCCGGTCGAACCGCTTGACCCCCTCCAGCCGGCCGACGCCCAGCACCCGGGGGACGTCGAGCGCGGCCATCCGCTCCGGCCAGTGGGCCAGCGGGTTGGGCAGCGCCCAGGCGTTCGGCAGCAGGGCGTGCTCGGCGAAGCTCCAGGCGTCGTCCTCGCTCAGGAAGACCGCCTGGTCCAGGTCGGCGTAGTGCTTCCTGATCGAGCCCAGGTGCCAGCAGCCCCGGGCGTGGTCGTACGAGCCGTGGTACTGGCCGATCGGCCGGAACCCGGCGGGCACCAGGTCCCGCACCCGGATCACCGCCGACGGCGAGGTCATCACCGCGTACCCCGGCTCGATCCGGCCGAGCAGCCGGCGCAGCCGCCGGTCGGCGCGGGCGCGGGCCAGGCGGTTGCCGGGCTCGGCGCGGCTGATCACGTGGTGGTGGTAGCGCGGGCGGTCCACGTACCGGAACGGGGAGCGGGCCCGGTGCAGGCCGATGACGTGCACCTCGTGGCCGCGCCCCGCCAGGCCCTGGGCGAGGGTGTGCGTGACCTGCTGGACGCCGCCCAGCGTGTCGGCGTCCACGCAGGCGAAGACGACGCTGCTCATCGGCGCGCCCCCGGGCCCGGGCCGAAGAAGTCGTCCACGATCCTGGCCGCCGCGTCGCCGCGCTCGTCGGCGCACCACAGCTCCCGGAAGGCCGCGTAGCGGGCGGCGTGGGCCGCGTGCTCCTCGTCCAGGCGCCGCAGCACGTCCACCAGCTCCTCGGTCGTGGTCACGCACGGGCCGGGGGCGATGGCGGGCAGGTCGTGGTAGACGCCGCGCTCGGACAGCCGGTACTCGTCCCAGTCGTCGATGTAGAACACCATCGGCCTGCCGGTGATCGCGTAGTCGCACATCAGGGACGAGTAGTCGGTCAGCAGCGCGTCCGAGGCCAGCATCAGGTCGTTGACCTCCGGGTAGCGCCCGGCGAAGCGGACGAAGTGCCTGAGGTGCTCGGGCGTCTCGTAGCGCTCCACCGGATGGGTGCGCAGCACCACCACCCACTCCCCGGCCAGCTCCTCGGCCAGCAGCTCCAGGTCGGCCCGTACCGACCGGCCGCTGCCCACGGCCCGGTCGCGGTAGGTGGGCGCGTAGAGCAGGACCCGCCGGCCCGGTGGAAGGTCCAGGAGCCCGCGCACGTCGCCGGTCGGCTCGCCGCGTACGAGGGCGTCGCAGCGCGGCGTGCCGTACCGGTAGACCGTGCCGGTGTAGCCGTTGGAGGGCACGAAGATGCGGGAGAACTCCGCGCTCGGCGACACCAGCGCGTCCCACCGCGCCACCGCCGCCCGCCACTGGGCGCGCGGCCGGTCGAAGTCGGAGCGCAGGTCGGGCGCGTCGAAGCCGATCGACTTGATGCCCTGGCCGTGCCAGGTCTGCAGGTAGCGGGTGCCGCGCGGCTTCGGGTAGTCCAGGGGGAAGCCGTGGCTGTCCACCCAGATGCCGGCCCGCGCCATCGTCCAGAGGTGGCGCCAGCTTCCGCGCCGGACCCGCCGGGCGCCGTCCGGGGCGCCGCCGCGGCCCTTGGCCAGCGACCAGACGACCTCGATCGGCAGGTCGCGGCGGCGCAGCTCCTCGTACAGGGCGCGCGGGCTGCCGCAGCAGCCCTTGCCGACGTCGGACTCGAACAGGGCGAGGTCCGGGCGCGGGCGCACCACCCTGACGAGCACCTTGTACGCCCGCAGCTTGTTGCGCGGCGTGCCGACCTCCCGGACGAACCGCCGCCACAGCCGCTCCCGCAGCCGCCGCCCGCGTGAGCGCGCGGTCCGCGGGGCCCGTACGCACAGGTAGGCCGCCTGCCCCTCGGCCTGCACCCGGCCGCCGGGCAGCTCGATCGGCCGCAGGCGCGGGTCCACGATGATCCGGTCGGTCGTGGTGTGCCCGTCCGAGGTCCGGGTGAAGCCGATCCGCGGCTCGCACGTGCCCGCGGGTGTGAAGGCGACCTCGCTGACGTAGCCGCCCTCGCCCGACGGCTCCGGCCTGATGGGGACACGTTCCCTGCCCACCTGCAGGAACGCCGTCCAGTCCACCGGCAGCGCGCCGAACGGGTCGAAGCTCCGCACGGTCATCCGCACCCCGTCCCCCTCGCGGACCAGCTCGCTCACCTCGTGCCGCAGCCGGGCGGCGGCGAAGGGCAGCTCGGCCAGCCGCAGCGGGGTGATGTCCATGCCGGGGGAGACCGTCGTGCCCCAGTACGTGCGCCCGTCGAGCCGCACCGCCGCCCGCGGCGCGGCCCGCGGCCCGGTGAGCGAGCCGGCCGCGACGCGCAGGTCCTCGATCCGGTCGTCGAGGATGAGCCGGCAGCACACCCGCTGCAGCGGCCCGGCCTCCTCCAGCACCTCGGCGGGGACCTGTGCCAGGTACGGGCGGACGATCGCGGCGAACTCCTTGACCCACACCAGGTCGCGGGAGGGCAGCGGGTTGAGGTAGACCCGCAGGTCCTGCCGGACGAAGCGGCGCTGCCGGTGCGGCACCAGGTCGGCGGCCCCGTGGGCGCGCAGCCGGTCGTCGCTGAGCCGGGCGGCGAGGACCCGGTGCCGGACGTTGTCCAGGTCGTCCACGCTCAGCGAGATCGAGGTGGCGTCGCGGGCCCGGTGCCAGAGGTAGACCGTCCACGGCACGACCGCGAAGCGGCGGGCGACGGCGTACAGGTCGGCGGCGAAGACGTGGTCCTCGTAGTCGACGTCCTCGGGGAAGCGCAGCCCCCGCTCGCGCAGCCAGGCCAGGTCGTAGAGCTTGTTGGTGCTGAAGGAGTCGAGGAACAGCTCCGGGTCCTCGCGGATGCCGGTCAGCACCCGGCGGCGGGCGAACAGCGACGGGTAGTACGGCTTGACCTGTCCGCCGGCCTCGTACAGGCGGGAGATCTGCCCCGAGACGAACTCCGCGCCGGTGCGCTCGATCTCGGCGAGGAGGCTCTTGCAGGCGTGCCGGGGCAGCTCGTCGTCGCTGTCGAGGAACATGACGTACGGGGCCGCGGCGGCGTCCGCGCCGTCGTTGCGCGGCGCCCCGCAGTGCCCGCTGTTGACCTTCCTGCGCACGTAGCGCACCCGCGGGTCCTCCGCGACCAGGCTCGCGGCCACCTCCCGCGTGCCGTCCGTGCTCGCGTCGTCGGCGATGATCACTTCGAGGTCGCGCAGCGACTGGCGGAGCACGGAGCGTACGGCCCTGGGCAGGCGGGCGGCGTCGTTGTACGTGATGACGACCACGCTGCAGTCCGGCATCCCAAGTCCCCCCGCTGGTCGAACCACCTGCGGGGAGGGCCCTGCCCCCGACCAGGGGGAAGTGTCCAGACTTGATGGAGTATTTGCCGAAAATCAGCGTCGCAGGCGACGGACGACCCAGAAGACGATCAGCAGCGCCGCGAGCGCGCCCGCCACCGGCGCCAGCCGCTTGAGCACCGGCTGCCCGGCGATCTCCAGCAGGTCGAGCGCCTCCTCGTCGGGCGAGCGCGAGGTGCGCACCGTGCCGTGCGCGTGGAGCGGCGCCGGCTCGGGAGAGGGCACGGCCGTCAGGTGCCGCTCCTCCTCCTTCGGCAGCTCCCCGGCGGGCCGCTCCTCCGGCTGGTCCTTGACCTGGGCCTGCTCCTTCGGCTCGGACAGCAGCTCGGCGAGGTTGCCGGCGAACCTGTCCAGCAGCCGCGAGCCCACCTCCGCCATCACGCCACGGCCGAACTGCGCGGGCCGCCCCGTCACATGGAGCGTCGTCTCCACGGCCACCGCCGTCGACTCCTCGCGCGGCGTCAGCCGGGCCTTCACCGTGGCCGAAGCCGTGCCGGAGCCGCGGGCCTCCTTGCCCGACGCCTGGATGGTGAGCGTGTAGGAGTCCTTGTCCACGTCCTCGAACCTGGCCGAGCCCCGATAGGTGACGGTGATCGGGCCGACCTTGACCTTCATCCTGCCGGTGAACTCGTCACCCTCGTGGACGTCGAGCGTGGCCCCGGGCAGGCAGGGCGCGATCCGCTCGACGTCGAGCAGCACGGCCCACGCCTGCTCGACCGGAACCGGAACAGTGAACTCGTGCTCGAACCGCATCGCCATCGATCCGCTCCTTCTGCCGATGGTTCCCGACACTACGACGCGGCGGGGGCGCCCCGGAAGAGGCGCCCCCGCCAGGTCCTCCGGACATCCCCGTCAGGGCGTGCCCGTGGCGGCCCGCACCGCCCGATGGGTCAGCACCCTGGCCAGGTGCCTGCGATAGTCCGGCTGCCCGTGGAGGTCGGCGGGCGGATCGGTGTCCGCCGCCGCCTCCTCACAGGCCCGCCGCACCTGGTCACCCAGCTCCGCGCCCTGGAGCGCCGCCTCGGCGGCGCGGGCACGGACCGGCGTCCGGCCCATGTTCGTCAGCCCGATCCTGGCCTCGGTGATCGAGCCGTTCGACCGCCTGACCGCCGCCGCCACGCCGACGATGGCCCACGCCTGCGCCGTACGGTGGAACTTCTCGTAGTGGAAGCCCCAGCCCGGCCCCAGCTTCGGGACCTTGACCCCGGCCAGGATCTCGCCGGCGTCGAGCGCGTTCTCCAGATAGTCGACGAAGAACGTGGCGGCCGGGATCTCCCGCTCGCCCCGCGCTGAGCTCGCCACGAACACGGCGTCGAGCGCCAGCGCCACCGCCGGCAGGTCGCCCGCGGGATCGGCGTGCGCCAGCGAGCCGCCGAACGTGCCCCGGTGCCGGATCGCCGGATCCGCCACGTGGGCGGAGGCCAGCGCCACCAGCGGGCAGCCCTCGTTGACCACCTCGGAGCGCATGACCTCGTCGTGCGTGGTCAGCGCGCCGATGTAGACGTGGTCGCCGCGGTCGTGCACGCCCCGCAGCTCCGCCAGCCGCCCCACGTCCACCAGCTTCGACGGGTACGCCAGCCGCAGCCGCAGCAGCGGCAGCAGCGACTGCCCGCCGGCCAGCACCTTCGCGTCCTCGTCTTCGGCAAGGACCCGCGACGCCTCGGCCAGGGAGTCCGGGCGCACGTACTCGAACTGCGCGGGAATCATCGGCGCGCTCCTTCCAGGGCCCGCCACACCCGCTCCGGCGTGCACGGCATCTCGACGTCGCGCACGCCCGACGGGCGCAGCGCGTCCACGATCGCGTTGACCACGGCCGGGGTCGAGGCGATCGTGCCCGCCTCGCCCACACCCTTGACGCCGAGCGGGTTGCTGGTGGCAGGCGTCTCGGTCCGGTCGAGCTGGAACGTCGGCAGGTCGGCCGCCGACGGCAGCAGGTAGTCGGCCATCGTCGTGGTCAGCAGGTTGCCGTCGGCGTCGTAGACGGCCTCCTCGTACAGGGCCTGGGCGACGCCCTGCGCGATGCCGCCGTGCACCTGGCCCTCCACGATGAGCGGGTTCACCACCTTGCCGACGTCGTCCACCGCCACGTACGAGCGGATCCGCACCATGCCCGTCTCGGTGTCCACCTCCACCGCGCACAGGTGGGTGCCGTGCGGGAAGGAGTAGTTGTCCGGGTCGAACGTGGCGTCCGCGTCCAGCCGCGCCTCCACGCCCTCCGGCAGGTCGTGGGCCGTGAACGCGGCGTACGCGAGCTCCTGGATGGTCCGCTGCGCGTCCGTGCCCCGCACCTTGAACGCGCCCCCGGCGAACTCCAGGTCGTCGGGCGAGCACTCCAGCAGGTGCGCGGCCAGCGCACGAGCCTTGTCCTTCACCTTGTCGCACGCCCTCAGCACGGCGATGCCGCCCACCACGAGCGAACGCGAGCCGTAGGTGTCCATGCCCTTGTGGGAGATCGCCGTGTCGCCGTGCAGCACCGTGACGTCCTCGAACGGCACGCCGAGCGAGTCGGCCACGATCTGGCTCCACGACGTCACGTGGCCCTGCCCGTGCGGGCTCGTGCCGGTGATCACCTCCACCTTGCCCGTCGGCAGCATCCGGATCGAGCCGTGCTCCCAGCCGCCCGCGCCGTAGTTCGACTCGCCGAGCAGCCGGGACGGCGCCAGCCCGCACATCTCGGTGTAGGTGCTGACGCCGATGCCGAGCTGCACGGGGTCGCCCCGGTCCCGCCGGTCGGCCTGTTCGGCGCGCAGCTTGTCGTAGCCGAACATCGACAGCGCCTTGTCCGTCGCCGCCTCGTAGTTGCCGGAGTCGTAGGTGAGCCCCGCGATCGTGGTGTACGGGAACTCCTCGTGCCTGATCCAGTTGCGCCGGCGCACCTCCAGCGGGTCCACGCCCAGCTCTGCGGCGAGCTCGTCCATCATCCGCTCGATGCCGAACGTCGCCTCAGGCCGGCCCGCGCCCCGGTAGGCGTCCGTCGGCATCTTGGTGGTGAACACGCCCGTGCAGGCGAACTCGTACGCGTCCATCTTGTAGATGGCGTTGAACATGGCCGCGCCCAGCATCGGCACACCCGGCGTGACCAGCATCAGGTACGCGCCCATGTCGGCCAGCAGATCCACCCGGAGCCCGCGCAGCCGCCCGTCGGCGTCGGCGGCCAGCCGCAGCCGCTGGAGCTGGTCCCGGCCGTGGTGCACGGTCAGGTTGCCCTCGGAGCGGCTCTCGGTCCACTTGACCGCCTTGCCGAGCCTGCGGGCCAGCAGCAGGCAGAGCACCTCCTCCGCCGTCACCTGCAGCTTCGAGCCGAAACCGCCGCCCACGTCGGGCGCGACCACCCGCAGCCGGTGCTCGGGGATGCCGGTCACCACCGCCAGCATCACCCGCAGGACGTGCGGGATCTGCGTGGAGGTCCAGACGGTGAACGTGTCGCCGTCGGTGTCGGCGAGGACCGCCCGCGGCTCCATCGCGCTCGGGATGAGCCGCTGCTGGCGGAAGGTGCGCTCGATGACGACCGGCGCGTCACGGAAGGCCGCCTCGACGTCACCCGAGACGATCTTCGTGCTGAACGCCTTGTTGCCCGCCTCGTGCACCTTCGGGCTGCCGTCGGTCAGCGCCTCCTCCATGTCGATCACCGCGGGCAGCGGCTCGTAGTCGACCTCGATGGCCTCCAGCGCGTCGGCCGCCTTGTACCGGTCGGTGGCGATCACGCAGGCCACCGCCTCGCCGACGTAGCGGACCTCCGAGACCGCCATCGGCGGATGGTCGGGGATGACGATGTCCTCGCTCACCGGCCACGCGCACGGCAGGCTGCCCTGCTCGCCGGCGAAGTCCTCGCCGCTGAAGGCCGCCACCACCCCGGGCAGCCCGCGTGCCCCGGACACGTCCACCCGGGTGATCCTCGCGTGCGCCATCGGGCTGCGCAGGAACACCACGTGCAGCAGGCCAGGCCGGGTCAGGTTGTCCGTCCACCGGGTACGCCCCGTCAGCAGCCGCGCGTCCTCCTTGCGCCGCCGCGGCCGGCCCAGCTCCGGCGTGGCCGCCGGCTCGTTGATCTGGTCGCTCTGCGCTATCTGCTCGGCCACCGCGCCGGTGTCCAGCTCGCTCACGGCGTGCTCACCGCCTGACCCATCTCCTGGGCGCCCCTGCGCACCGCGCGGACGATGTTGCAGTAGCCGGTGCAGCGGCACAGGTTGCCCTCAAGCCCCTGCCTGATGGC is part of the Nonomuraea coxensis DSM 45129 genome and encodes:
- the pseI gene encoding pseudaminic acid synthase, which gives rise to MISIAGRAVGPGHPPYVVAELSGNHNGSLERALAIVDAVADAGAHALKLQTYTPDTLTVDADGPAFRLGDAHSLWGGERLYQLFQRAMTPWEWHEPLFARARERGLAAFSSPFDPTAVEFLEKLDVPAYKIASSELVDLPLIRLAAATGKPLIISTGMATAGEIDAAVTAAREAGCTRLAVLACTASYPAAPSESNLRALPLLAALTGEVVGVSDHTPGIGVPLAAVALGACLIEKHVTLARADGGVDAAFSLEPAELAALVTESARAWEALGEPVLGPRPSEREGLRFRRSLYVVRDVRAGEEVGPGNVRSIRPAGGLPPDAVREVTGRRFVRDVPKGTPLTWDLI
- a CDS encoding sulfotransferase family protein, with product MSDRPVFVIGCPRSGTTMLQLMLHSHPHMAVPPETRFLVPAYYRRRAWGDLRIDSRRRALAQWIATDRSTKFRELKIDKDEFVQQAVEGPGSLGSVFGTAFRMYADRFDKARWGDKRPSYVKQVDMLLRLFPDAQFIHLIRDGRDCVASLKEMPWYTLDSFHAVSTWAEAIDAGAKLKRTLPEDTYYELRYEDLTDDPATELKKLCHFLEEDFSSAMISPREAASVAVPEHKVWHSNTHGEVIRSRVGSWANRLDDWEISLCEHMLGDRLEAMGYELTGAARPAKEHIIAAQKTMQKRKASRMRKHMRDRLNRLREPSPVAAMLTTRQRSLAGVPRQRTEITEPAL
- a CDS encoding GNAT family N-acetyltransferase, whose translation is MLRDAHDDDLPAMRRWRNHPRVRAASFTTHEIGADEHARWWAAVRADATRRVLIYDHDGVPAGVVAYSNLSPTGATWGFYLDLDGLERSGALLRAWAGLERAAVAHAFGPLGLTVLRGEVLADNEPVRSLHRRFGFAEVATYRRDVGGVPRDVVAIELRREHT
- a CDS encoding glycosyltransferase family 2 protein; this encodes MIPLLSVIVPFHNVEPYITECLKSLAVQTLDDLEVVLVDDGSADGSRRVAEGFAATDPRFVLVTQRNEGPGPARNAGIRRARGTYLAFADADDVVPPEAYERMVGKLAETGSDLACGAVGRLVDGVLEESTLHERVFRRPVLCTHITDKQVLVRDRTVWNKVYRRDFWERAGLAFPAGIYEDVPVAMQAHVLATSVDMLGEVVYHWRRREEGEDSITQRRNELSNLNERLTAIRSVRAFLDERAPELLDGFDALVLEKDILFLFQALERCEEPGPLLDLARAWVAELGPGAVAGAPSLRRLELHLMTRGLVAELRKVRDFRRARAESGTRVVPRGWRTTGWYGDYPFFRDRRLRIPDEVFDARAELKLLARVDSCAWTGAEYRVRGELAVHRVDRRIDRMNLWLSDGRRKVPLEVSRTGRGGFVTAFDPARLAGGGPVWRLQARTETRDLVLKGWCRDGAAGGTWRFTVPGWSRTGMDIPQ
- a CDS encoding CDP-alcohol phosphatidyltransferase family protein — protein: MRTYSLDDVHETRKRRDSWWTVYFVDPVACRVALPVANRTRITPNGLTVLSLVLGVASAVCFATNQLVAGAAVFYLSFMIDCVDGKIARLKGTGTPFGLWLDYVGDRIRVVLCAAGLAYGQYALTGEVGYVVLGAAVAVLDLFRYVNAPQMKRVREAVRDERQGVAHGTAEPLGPALEAMEPLDEDTQPLERAPRSSGFFRRLNRFLARHRVRSHLISGIEFHAAVFVIAPLAGAWALIPLAAAAGVLLLVNEVFLVYRMWRFTRRHAVASSRESREHVLV
- a CDS encoding glycosyltransferase, giving the protein MSSVVFACVDADTLGGVQQVTHTLAQGLAGRGHEVHVIGLHRARSPFRYVDRPRYHHHVISRAEPGNRLARARADRRLRRLLGRIEPGYAVMTSPSAVIRVRDLVPAGFRPIGQYHGSYDHARGCWHLGSIRKHYADLDQAVFLSEDDAWSFAEHALLPNAWALPNPLAHWPERMAALDVPRVLGVGRLEGVKRFDRLISAFARSGVPEPWELHLIGDGGERERLRAHAEREGVAGRVVFRGRVPAAGMTAEYLAASVVGLTSEHEGLPVVLLESGAHGVPSVAFDVSGGVRSAGQVLVPPGDVAAFAAELGRLADSVEERRRLGADARARAEAFRLGHVLDGWERLFAHVDR